The DNA sequence GCCTTCTCCTTCGAGGGCGTCAATCGCGCCAACGCGGTCGTCAATTTCAGCGAAGAGGATCCCATCGACCCCAAGGCGCTCTGGCTCAACGCTCAGCACATTTACGCCCTCAGCGTGCCCGATCTGGCCTCCGCCCTTGCGCCCGTTTTCACCGCCGCCGGCTACCAGTTCGACGAGGCCAAACTCCTCAGGATCACGCCCCTCATCCAGGAGCGCATCAAGACCCTGAACGACGCCGTCGGTGCGGCCGACTTCTTCTTCATCGACGAACTCGCGCCCTACGACCCCGCCGAACTCATCCCCCAGAAGGGCGATGCCGCCATGGCCGCCCGCGTCCTCGAAGCCGCGGTCCCCGCTCTCGAAACCGCCGAATTCACCCACGATGGGCTCGACTCCGTCCTCCGCGCCCAGGCCGCCGCGCTCGGCGTCAAGGCCGGTCAGATGTTCCAACCCATTCGCGTCGCCGTCTGCGGCCGCAAGGTCGCCCCGCCCCTCTTCGAAACCCTCGAAGTGCTGGGCCGCGAAACCTGCCTCAAGCGCATCCATCAGGCCATACTCAAGTTGAAGTAACAAGGAATCACGACAAGCACCATGACCAACGACGACTCAGCAGGGAATACACCGGTGAACGGGAACGAAGGCGCCTCTGAAGCGCAGCCGCGCCCGTCCAACTTTATTCGCGACATCATCTTGAAGGACATCGCCTCCGGCAAGCACGACGGCCGTGTCCAAACGCGCTTTCCCCCTGAGCCCAACGGCTACCTCCACATCGGCCACGCCAAGTCCATCTGCCTCAACTTCGGTCTCGCCGCCGAGTTCAACGGCAAGTGCAACCTGCGCTTCGACGACACCAACCCCTGCAAGGAAGAGGTGGAATACGTCGACTCCATCATTGAGGACGTTCATTGGATGGGCTTCGAGCCGGCGGCCATTTACTACGCCTCCGACTACTTCGACCAGCTCCACGCCTGGGCCATCCAGCTCATCAAGGCCGGCAAGGCCTATGTCTGCGACCTCACCGCCGACGAGGTTCGCAAGTATCGCGGCACCCTCTCCGAACCCGGCACCGAGAGCCCCTATCGCAATCGCTCCATCGACGAGAACCTCGATCTCTTCGAGCGCATGGGCAAAGGCGAGTTTCCCGATGGAACCCGCACGCTCCGCTCCAAGATCGACATGACCTCGCCCAACCTCAATATGCGTGACCCGGTCATGTACCGGATCCTCCACGCCGATCACCACCGCACCGGCGGCAAGTGGTGCATCTACCCGATGTACGACTTCACCCACGGCCAGTCGGACTCCATCGAGAAGATCACCCACTCCATCTGCACTCTGGAGTTCGAAGACCACCGCCCGCTCTACGACTGGTACATCGAGAGCCTGGGCATCTTCCCGCCGCAACAGATTGAGTTCGATCGTCTGAACCTCACCTACACTCTGCTCAGCAAGCGCAAGCTGCTCGCCCTCGTGCAGAACAAGGTCGTCTCCGGCTGGGACGATCCGCGCATGCCCACCCTCAGCGGCATCCGTCGCCGCGGCTACACTCCGGAAGCCATGCGCACCTTCTGCTCCCGCATCGGTGTGTCCAAGACGAATGGCACTATCGAACTCGGCCTGCTGGAGCACGCCGTTCGTGAGGACCTGAACAAGCGTGCCGCCCGCGTCATGGCCGTGCTGAAGCCGGTCAAGGTCATCATCGACAACTACCCCGAAGGCCAGGTCGAGGAGATGGACGCCGTCAACAACCCTGAAGACGAATCCATGGGCTCCCGCAAGGTCCCCTTCTCCCAGGAAATTTACATCGAGCAGGATGACTTCCGCGAAGTGCCCCCCAAAGGCTACTACCGCCTCTCGCCAGGCAAGGAAGTCCGTCTACGTTACGCCTATCTAATCACGTGTACGAGCGTCTTAAAGAACCAAGCCGGAGAAGTGGTGGAAGTTCACTGCACATATGACCCTGCAACCCGTGGCGGCAACACGCCGGACGGGCGCAAGGTGAAGTCCACCATTCACTGGGTGTCCGCTCCGCACGCCATCAGCGCCGAGGTGCGGATGTACGGCAACCTGTTCAGCAAGGAAGACCCCAACGACGTCGCCGAGGGCAAGGATTGGATGGACAATCTCAATCCCAACTCCCTCGATGCCATCACGGACTGCAAACTTGAGCCCAGTCTGTCCGGCGCCGCACCGGGGAACCGCTACCAGTTCGAGCGCCTCGGCTACTTCTGTGTCGATCCTGACACCAAACCAGGCGGACTTGTGTTCAACCGGACCGTCGGACTGCGCGACACGTGGGCCAAGATCGAGAAAGCCCAGAAAGCGAAGGGCGCATAGACAGGAAGACGGAAGGCTTCGACAAGATGATCATCCTGGGAATCGGGGGCATCCTTAAGGACGCCGCATGTGCTGTCCTCGTGGACGGCGAATTGGTGGCCGCTATTGAGGAGCCAAAGGTCGCTCCCCACGGCCCGCGAAGTGGAATTCCATTTCATTCAGCTCTGACGGCTCTCCATCTCGCTGGAGTCGAGCCCTCTGACGTGCAAACGGTCGCGCTGGCTCGCCCCTTTGGCGAGAACAACGGCCGCCATCACCTGCACCTGGAACTGCGGGAGGCATTTCCGAGCGCGCGCATCGTCACGGTGGAACATCACCAGGCGCACGCCGCCTCGGCCTATTACGCTTCTCCGTTCGAGTACGCCAGCGTGCTGACGCTCGACCGTTCCGGCGATTTTCGCTGCGGCTCTCGCTGGCGCGCCGCCGGCAACCAGCTCCACCTTGAGAAAGAGATCTCATATCCTGACTCGCTCGGTGATCTTTATAGCCGCGTGACTCATCTGCTCGGCTTCCAGCCCGACGCCGACGAACATAAGGTCCAGTGGCTTTCCACCGCTGGGACGCCTGATCTGGCCGCCCTCTTCCGCGGCATCCTCGTGCAGGACGGAGTCGGTCTGCGCGTCGACCGGTCGTGGTTCGACAACGATCGGATGAACGGCGGCGGCTTCAGCGCGCGATTTTACATGGCGCTGGGACTGGACGACGGTGCCGAAATCCCGGCAGACATGAAGCCCCGCATCGCGGCGGGTTTACAGGCCGCCATCGAACGCCTGGTCGTCGAAATGGCCGGCGAAGGCGAGAACCTCTGCCTGGCCGGCGGCCTCGCCCTGAACGCTTTGCTGGTCGCTGCCCTCGAACGTAGCGGACACTGGAAGAACGTCTTCGTGCAGCCCGCCGCCGGCAACAGCGGCACGGCCATCGGAGCCGCTTATCACGCCTGGCACTCCGTCCATGGCCGCGACCAGCGGTCGCCCATGACGACCCTGGCTCTCGGACCCTGCTACACGTCCGAAGAGATCAAGAAGGTCATCGAGAACTGTAAACTCGGTTTCCGTTACCTGCTCACCACCGACGAAGTGCTCGACGCCGCCGTGTCGCAATTGGCCGCCGACAAGATCGTCGCCTGGATGCAGGGCCGCATGGAGTTTGGGCCGCGAGCCCTGGGCCAGCGCTCCATCCTCGCCTCGCCGCTGAATCCCTACTCGACCGAGAATCTGAACGTCTTCATCAAGCACCGCGAGCCGTTCCGCAAGTTTGCGGCCTCGGTGCCGGTCGAACTGGCTTCGGAGTACTTCGATGTCGGACGCAACGCGCGCTTCCTGGCCACCGTGGGCAAGGTCCGCGACGGCCATCGCAAAACCTTCGAGAGCGCGGTGTTGGGCGACGGTCTGGTGCGCGTCCACACGGTGGATGCGCAGGAGAATCCGCTCTTCCACAAGTTACTGTTGGCGTGGGGCCGGAAGACCGGCTTGCCGGTCCTCTACAACACGTCCTTCAACCTCTTCGGGGACCCTCTGGTCTGCACCCCGAGAGACGCCGTAAGAAGCTTCTACTCCTCGGGCATTGATGCCCTGGTAGTAGGCAACTTCCTGTTGGAGAAGTGACCTAGCCCAGCGGGTAAGGGCGCGGGACCATCAGAGTCCGGCTCCAGCGCGTCTTCGAGAAGAAGTGCGTAGCCAGGTCGAGCAGGTGGCTGACCGAGATGATGTTCGGGTCAGCCAGGGCCTCGGTGGGCGCATCGTACGACCAGAAAATGACCGCCGGCTTGCCGACGATGTTGTCGCGTGGGACGAAACCCCAGTAGCGGGAATCCAGCGAATTGTCGCGGTTGTCGCCCATGGCGAAATACGAGTTCGGCGGAACGATGATCTCGCCGTCCTTCAGGTTCTCCGACAGCATCCGAACCGCGCCCGGCTCCAACCGCATGTTGGGCTCAGTCGGGAAGTTGTCGCGATAGGAGTCCAGGTAGTTCATCTTGTGAACCACATAGGGCTCCGTCATCTTCTTGCCGTTGAGGACGAGTTCCTTGTTGATGAGCTTGATGTGGTCGCCCGGCACGCCGATGACGCGCTTGATGTAGTTCTGGCGGGGGTCCACAGGCCACTTGAAGACGATGATGTCGCCGCGCTTGATGGGCGTGTAGGGCAGCAGATACTTGCTGATGGCGCCCGGCGGAGAGAAGGCCAGCTTGTCGACGAACATGTGGTCGCCGATCAGGACCGTGTCTTCCATCGAGCCGGTGGGGACGACGAAGGCCTGCAGGATCGTGGTCGTGCCGAACAGCAGCAGGATGATGGTGACCGTCCATTCCGAGACGAACGCGCGCACCTGCTCCGGGAAGTCGGGCTTGAGTTTCGCGGTCTTCTGCGGTTCCTGCTGCTTGGGCGCGGGCTCGGCGCCGATGGTCTTTTTGGCTTTTTGCTTCATCGTCTCAGTTCTTTAGATCATAGCCGCGGATCAGCATGCACGTCCGCTTCCAGCGTGTCTTCGTAAAGAAGTGACGAGCAAGATCCAACAAATGTTCGAGATCAACGCCGGAATTGACAAGTCGCTCGGTGGGCGCGTCGTAGGACCAGTACACCAGCAGCGGTTTGCCGATGATATTCGTGCGTGGCACGAAGCCCCAATAGCGCGAGTCCAGCGAAGAGTCCCGGTTGTCGCCCATGGCGAAATAGGAATCCGGAGGTACAACGACCTCGCCGTTCACAACGCACTTGTCCAGCATCTCCAGCGCGCGGTCGTCCACGCGAGTGTTCGGATCCGTGGGGAAATTATCGCGGTAGGAATCGATGAAGTCGGTCTTGTTGAACTTGTACGGTTCGGGGACCAGCTTGCCGTTGAGAACAAGCTGCTTATTGACCAGCTTGATGTGGTCGCCCGGCACACCGATGACGCGCTTCACGAAGGTCTGGCGGATATCGACCGGATAGCGAAAGACGATGATGTCGCCGCGCTTCACTGGTGTGTAGGGCAGGATGTACTTGCTGATCACCCCAGCCGGCGCGAAGGCCAGTTTGTCCACCAGCAAGTGGTCGCCAATCAACAGGTTGTCTTCCATCGACCCGGTGGGGATGACGAAGGCCTGGATCAGGGACGTGGTGCCGAACAGCAGCAGCAGGATCGTGACAGCCCATTCCGAGATTGCTCCTCTCGGATGTTCAACGGGGCGACCCTCCTCAGTCTTGGGGAGTGTTTCAGTCGGTTCCTGGCTGAGTGAATCGGACTGGACGTCCGCCGACAGATTGTCGTCCTGCACTCTAGCTATTGTAACGGATCCACTCTACTTGGCGGCCTTGTTTGGCTTGGCGTCCTCCAGAATCCTCGTTTCCAGGGATTCGGCGACGCTGATCCGGTCGCGCGGAAAGACCTCCAGCTTGAACCGGACGTTGTTGGTCGCATTGCGATAGAGCACCCCGCCGCGGCTGAGATCCTCTGGCTTGAGTTCCACGGTCTTGCTGTTGTCGCCATCCTGGATGTGAAGTATGCCGCGCCGGGCGTTGCGGAACGCCAGGGTGTCGGTATTCCATTTCAGGTGAAGATTGTCGCCGAACTGAACGAGCGTGAGATCCAGCAGATAGGGGTCGGTTGCGGCGTCCGGCGCCTTCTGGCTCTTGTAGCTGAGCGCGATCTGGAAACCGAGAACAACACCCAACAGAAGGAAGATGAACGAGAGAGGAATCCAGATCCAGCCGCTGCGGTACTTCGAGCGGGGCAGCGGATCCGGCAGCGCTTCATCAATGGCAGACTGGCTGAACGGGCCTGTCGCCGCGAGGCCGTTCTGGCTGAGGCTAGCCAGCGTGGGCTGTTCCGCGAGATTGTGGCCGCCGGCCGCCGTCTCGGGTTCTGGCTCTTGGGCTTCCGCGCCCCTGGGACGACGGACCGGTTTACCTCCACCCAGTTCCTTGCGGCGGAACGGGAAGGTCATCTCGGCCGGCTCGCTGGAGAACTGGCCTTCCGCACGGGAGAAGAAGGTCGCTTCACTGGCGTGCGTGGCATAGGGCTTCACCAACAGACAGACCGCGGTCGGCATGGGGAAGCGTTGCTCGAGCAGTTGCAGGTCCTCCGGCGCCAACTCCATGGCATCCCGGGTGTTGCTGCGGTAGAAACCGACGACGTAGATGCGCTTGTCGGGTGCGGGCGCCCACTTCGCCAAGGCTTCGTCCAGGGTTTGCAGGTCGGCTTCCGACAGGATGTAGGACGGGCCGCGCATATGCTCGCAGGCGACGGGCACGAAGTCCTCAATCCGGAGGATGGTCCGCTCCCCCGTCTCGGCGGAGCCAAGCAGCAGGCCGCCGACTTCGGCGCCCCGGCGTGGCACGGCGCCAAAGCCGCGCATGATCTCGAACCCTAGCCGGTCTACCAGGTCGAAATCGACATAGATCGACTGTGATCTGCCTGGAATTTCATGGAGGTACGCTGTGCCGACGGATTCATCAGGATCCGAAGGGAACGATGCTGACTGTTGCTGTTGATCCATTAGGCTCGTCGCGGCAGGCCCGGCCTTCGAGCGGAGGCCATGCGACTGGCTGTTCGCTTTATCGTATGGTGCCCTACTAGATAACTCAAGCATAAATCATCCATTTCCCCTATCGGCAGCGGGGTGGTTTTCCTTCAGGCATACTAGGCAAGTAGTTAAGGGAAATCACTTTATGCCCGGCGTCCTGTACATTGTGGCCACACCCATCGGGAACCTGTCAGACATGACATACCGAGCTGTGGAAACCCTGAAAAGCGTCGACCACATTGCCTGCGAAGACACGCGGCAAACCCGTAAGTTGCTGGATCACTTCGGCATAGCGGCTCACCCGCTGAGCTATCACGAACACAACGAGGCGGAACGGACGGTCGATTTGTTGGCCCGCCTGGAGAGTGGGGCTTCGATCGCCCTGGTGTCGGACGCGGGGACTCCCCTGATCTCGGATCCGGGCTACCGGATCGTGAACGCGGCGGCGGAGCGCGGCATCCGGGTGGTGCCGATTCCCGGGGTTTCGGCCTTGATCACCGCCCTTTCCGCGGCGGGGCTGCCGACGGACTCGTTCCGTTTCTGCGGCTTCTTCCCGCGCAAGACCGGGGAACGCCGGCGGCTGCTGGAGGGGCTGCGCGATGAGGAGTGCACGCTGGCGTTCTACGAGGCGCCCCACCGGATTCTGGAGTCGTTGCAGGACGTTGAGGAAGTGCTGGGGGATCCGCCCGTGGTGGCGGCGCGGGAGCTGACGAAGCTGCATGAGGAGTTCCTGCGCGGACCGGCGTCGGCAGTGAGGAAGACGCTGGAGGCTCGCGACTCGGTGAAAGGCGAATTCACCGTGTTGGTGGGCAAGTCCGAGAAGAAGCCCCAGACCGATGAAAGCGTCGAGGATGCTGTCCAGCGTCTGGAGGCGTCGGGCTTGAGCCGGATGGACGCGATCAAGGCTGTGGCGCGGGAGCGGGGCTTGGGTAAGCGCGACGTCTACAGGATGCTGGAGCAGGGTTGAGTCATTCGTAGCGCAGGGCAACGGTGGGATCGACACGCGTGGCCCGGAGTGACGGCACATAGCTGGCCAGCATGGAGATGGCGATCCAGGCCAAGGCCGCGGCGGTGAAGGTGACCGGATCGAGCGGGCTGAGGCCGTGCAGGAAGTGTCGCAGGAGCCGGGTGGCGGCGGCGCTGAGCAGCAGTCCCGCCCCGATGCCATAGGCGGTGAGGCGCAGAGCGCGGGCGAGCACCATCCACTGGACGTCGGCGCGCCGGGCACCCATGGCCATGCGGATGCCGATCTCCCGGGTCCGTTGCGCGACGGAGTAAGCGACCACGCCGTATAACCCGATGGTGGAGAGCACGATCGCGAGGGCGGCGAAGACCCCGAGCAGCGACGCGTAGAAGCGGGTGTACCAGAGCGAGAGTGAGACCACGGATTCGAGCGTGTTCACCTCGCCGATACGCAGGTTCCGGCCGCCGGTGCGTGCGAGGGCCAGCAACGGCTCGACGATCTCCCGCGGTTCGCCTCGGGTTTGCACGATCAGGGCGAGGTAGCCGTTCCACCAGAATTGGCGGGTGGAGACGTAGTAGAGCGGCATGGGTTCCTCGTCCAGGGCTTGGTATTTGCTGTCCCGCGCGACTCCGATCACGTGACCTTCGAGCCGCTGGTGTTCCGACTCGCAGCCGACCCAGATGGACCGGCCCACCGCGTCCTGGCCCGGCCACCAGGTGCGGGCCATGGTCTCGTTGACGACCACGGGCAGGATGGGCTCTGGGTGGCCATCCGGTTGGAAGCCCGCGCCGCGGACGAGCGGGACCTGCATCATCTGGAAGTAATTGGGTTCCACGATGTTGATGTGGAGCTTGCGCGTGGGGACTGTGGGGCCCGTGGAGGCACAGTTGCGGTCCCCAAAGCCGAGGAGGGCGAAGGAGAGGGTGGCGTCCTGGACTCCGGGCAACTGGCGGGCGCTCTCGACGAGCCGGGTGAAGAGTTGGGTGGAGGCTTCGGGGGTGAAGTCGCGGCCTGGCGTGAAGAGGCGGACGTAGATCCGGCGGGCGGTGGCGAAGCCCGGGTCAATGGAGGCGGCGCGATCCAGGGCGCGCAGCAGCAGGCCCGCGGAGACAAGCAGGACGAGGGAGAGCGCGACCTGGGCGGCGGCATAGAGGTCGCGGCGGCGCATGGCGCGCTGCGAGGATCCGCCGCCTTCGCCTTTGAGGGCGGGTGTGCATTCGGTACGCGCGGTTTCAAAGGCTGGAGCGAGGCTGAAGAGCAGGGCCGAGATTATAGAGATGGCGGCGGTGAGGGCAGCGACGCGCCAGTTGATCTCCAGGAAGACGGTGCGCAGGGCGGCCTGAGGAAAGGATGTGGGGAGCCAGGCAGAGAGGGCCTGATTGGTCCAGAAACCGGCAATGAGGCCGAGCACGGCTCCACCGGCGGCGAGGACGAGGCCTTCGGCGAGCGTTTGGCGGATGAGGCGGCCGCGGGTGGCGCCGAGGGAGAGGCGTACAGCCATTTCCCGCTGACGGACGGCCGCGCGGGCCAGCAGCAAGTTGGCGACATTCACGCAAGCGATGAGGAGGACGATGCCGACCACGCCGGCGAGCAATAGAGCAAGTGGGGCGAGGCTGCGGCGGGCACGGCGCGAGACGAACCCAAGGATGGGTTCGACGGTGAGGGCGGCTTTCAGACGCGGATCGTCTTTGGACTGGGCGCGGATGTGGGCGTCGAAGACCGCGACCTCGGCGCGCGCCTGCCTGAGGGTCGTGTTGGGTGCCAGCCTGCTGATCACGGAGACGTCCGGGCCGGCCTTGTCGGTGGTGGAATCGAAGTCCGCGCGGTTGAGCGGGAAGCTGGCGAGCGGGACCCAGGCGTCGATGGAGATGGGGGAAGAGACTCCACGGAATTCGGGGCGGGCGACGCCGACGATGGTGTAGACCTGACCTTCGAGGCGGATGGTGCGGCCTAGCGCATTCGGCTCACGCTGGAAGTAGCGCAGCCAGAGGCGGTCGCTGATAACCACCGGGAGACCTCCGTGCGGTTGTTCGTCAGAAGGCGCAAACCAGCGTCCGATGCGCGACTTGGTCTGCAGTACGTCGGCATAGTTGGCCATGACGGTCTCGATGTAGACGGGTTCGTTGGCGGGGCCGACATCGAGGTACGTGTTGCGCGCAATCACGGCGACGGGCTTCACCAGGGACTTCACGGTCTTGCGAAGTTCGAAGTATTCGCTGATGGAACAGGGGGCGGCGCCATCGCGATCGAGGGTGACGATGCGGCCGGGGTCGGGCAGGGGGAGGCCGCGCAGGAACATGCCGTCGAGCACGCTGAAGACGGTGGTGTTGATGCCGATGCCGAGAGCGAGGCAGAGAACCGCGGCGAGGGCATAGCCGGGATTGCGGCGGATGAGCCGGAAGGCGTGGTGGACGTCGTAGTTCAGGTCGGGGATGAGGCGGCGATAAGGCGAGAGGCGCACCAGGATGCAGCTCAGCACCTGGCCCCAGTACCAGAGGACGCCGCCGCCGCGTTCCTCGTAGGACTCAGCAAGGTCGCCTGCGATGACCTGTCCGTCGCGGCCGCCTACGAGGCGGAGCAGGAGTTGTTCCGCGAGACGGGGTGGGTCAGGCACCGTGCTCTCCTTTCAGCCGGACACCTTTCCACATGTTGTCGAGCATGTCCTTGCTGCGGGCCAGGGCTTCGACGCCGGTGGGAAGTACGCGGAAGTAGCGTTTGGAGCGGCCACCGCGCTCGGGTGTCGGCTCGGAGAACCAGGAGGTGACGTAGGCTTTGGCCTCCAGGCGGTCGAGTGTCGCGTAGAGTGCGCCGATGGTGACCTTGCGGCCGGCGCGTTCCTCGATCTCCTGGCGGATGGGCACGCCGTAGGCAGAGTCGCCGAGGCGAAGGACGGCGAGGAGGACGATCTGCTCGAACTCACCCAGGTAGTCTGGCATTTGATCTACAGAGTAGATGAAATACTCCCGAGCCGCAAGAGAAGTTGTCGCCGAGCGGGCCGGAGTTTACTTCGTGGCGAGCGCCTCGATTTCGGTGAGCGCCCGGTGGAGGCTGCTTTGACGTGTTGCGTCGGAGCCCGTGAGGCCGCCCGCGTAGACTATGGTGACGTCCGTGATCCCGATGAAGCCGAGGACCAGTCTGAGGTATGGTGCCTGGGCGTCGGAGTGCGCCATGGGTTCGCCCGGGCTGAGGTTCGAAAGGCCGCGCGTGACGATGATGGTGACCTTCTTGCCCGTTACGAGCCCGGCGTATGAGGGGTAGTCGACCGTGCGTCCGACGCGGACCACCTGATCGATCCACGCTTTGAGAGACGCGGTTACGGAGAAGTTGTGCATGGGCGCTCCGATGACCACTTCGTCGGCCACCAGGAGTTCGTCGATGAGTTCGTCGGATACGGCGATGGCGGCGCGCTGGGCGGGGGTGCGGTCCGCGGGGTTGGAGAAGGCGGCAGCGATCCAGTCCTCACTGACCAAGGGGAGCGGGGTCAACCCGACTTCACGGTGGATGACTCGGCCGCCGCGGTTGGCGTCGCGCCAGGCGTCGACGAAGCGCGCCGTGAGTTGGCGTGAGTGGGAGCGGACGGCTCGGGGTGAGCTATCGATGTGGAGGAGAGTCTTCATAGAGAGTGTCCCGTTGGGGAATTTCGCCACGTTTTCGGATCGGACGGCACTCGGAGGTGGCGTTCGGCCTCATGATTGTGACGGACGAGGCGGACGCAACTCGACACTCCTCGGGAAGATTTTTGGGAGCAGGTGGAAGGGTGAGGCTCCGCCCGTCGGCGCACGGTTGGGCGTACCGACCGCACGGTTCGGCGCGCTTGGCCATGGAGGCGCTGATGTTGTGGGCTACAGTCTCGGGTCGACGGGTTCGGATTCGAGGGCGAGGACTCCGAAGGTGCATTCGTGGACGCGACGGAGGGGTTCGCGGGCGGCGAAACGGTGGAGGGCTTCGAGGCCGAGTGCGAACTCGCGAATGGCGAGCGAGCGCTTGCCGTTGAGGGCGCGGGCTCGCAGGCGGGGGAGTTGGTCTTCGGCCGTGTACTCGGGCCCGTAGATGATGCGGAGGTACTCGCGGCCACGGCATTTGATCGCGGGTTGGATGACGCCTTTGGGGCCCTTGGCGATGTAGTCGAGGGGTTTGACGACCATGCCTTCGCCGCCTCTTGCTGTGAGGCTCTCCCACC is a window from the uncultured Paludibaculum sp. genome containing:
- a CDS encoding glutamine--tRNA ligase/YqeY domain fusion protein gives rise to the protein MTNDDSAGNTPVNGNEGASEAQPRPSNFIRDIILKDIASGKHDGRVQTRFPPEPNGYLHIGHAKSICLNFGLAAEFNGKCNLRFDDTNPCKEEVEYVDSIIEDVHWMGFEPAAIYYASDYFDQLHAWAIQLIKAGKAYVCDLTADEVRKYRGTLSEPGTESPYRNRSIDENLDLFERMGKGEFPDGTRTLRSKIDMTSPNLNMRDPVMYRILHADHHRTGGKWCIYPMYDFTHGQSDSIEKITHSICTLEFEDHRPLYDWYIESLGIFPPQQIEFDRLNLTYTLLSKRKLLALVQNKVVSGWDDPRMPTLSGIRRRGYTPEAMRTFCSRIGVSKTNGTIELGLLEHAVREDLNKRAARVMAVLKPVKVIIDNYPEGQVEEMDAVNNPEDESMGSRKVPFSQEIYIEQDDFREVPPKGYYRLSPGKEVRLRYAYLITCTSVLKNQAGEVVEVHCTYDPATRGGNTPDGRKVKSTIHWVSAPHAISAEVRMYGNLFSKEDPNDVAEGKDWMDNLNPNSLDAITDCKLEPSLSGAAPGNRYQFERLGYFCVDPDTKPGGLVFNRTVGLRDTWAKIEKAQKAKGA
- a CDS encoding carbamoyltransferase C-terminal domain-containing protein, which codes for MQTVALARPFGENNGRHHLHLELREAFPSARIVTVEHHQAHAASAYYASPFEYASVLTLDRSGDFRCGSRWRAAGNQLHLEKEISYPDSLGDLYSRVTHLLGFQPDADEHKVQWLSTAGTPDLAALFRGILVQDGVGLRVDRSWFDNDRMNGGGFSARFYMALGLDDGAEIPADMKPRIAAGLQAAIERLVVEMAGEGENLCLAGGLALNALLVAALERSGHWKNVFVQPAAGNSGTAIGAAYHAWHSVHGRDQRSPMTTLALGPCYTSEEIKKVIENCKLGFRYLLTTDEVLDAAVSQLAADKIVAWMQGRMEFGPRALGQRSILASPLNPYSTENLNVFIKHREPFRKFAASVPVELASEYFDVGRNARFLATVGKVRDGHRKTFESAVLGDGLVRVHTVDAQENPLFHKLLLAWGRKTGLPVLYNTSFNLFGDPLVCTPRDAVRSFYSSGIDALVVGNFLLEK
- the lepB gene encoding signal peptidase I; amino-acid sequence: MKQKAKKTIGAEPAPKQQEPQKTAKLKPDFPEQVRAFVSEWTVTIILLLFGTTTILQAFVVPTGSMEDTVLIGDHMFVDKLAFSPPGAISKYLLPYTPIKRGDIIVFKWPVDPRQNYIKRVIGVPGDHIKLINKELVLNGKKMTEPYVVHKMNYLDSYRDNFPTEPNMRLEPGAVRMLSENLKDGEIIVPPNSYFAMGDNRDNSLDSRYWGFVPRDNIVGKPAVIFWSYDAPTEALADPNIISVSHLLDLATHFFSKTRWSRTLMVPRPYPLG
- the lepB gene encoding signal peptidase I, coding for MQDDNLSADVQSDSLSQEPTETLPKTEEGRPVEHPRGAISEWAVTILLLLFGTTSLIQAFVIPTGSMEDNLLIGDHLLVDKLAFAPAGVISKYILPYTPVKRGDIIVFRYPVDIRQTFVKRVIGVPGDHIKLVNKQLVLNGKLVPEPYKFNKTDFIDSYRDNFPTDPNTRVDDRALEMLDKCVVNGEVVVPPDSYFAMGDNRDSSLDSRYWGFVPRTNIIGKPLLVYWSYDAPTERLVNSGVDLEHLLDLARHFFTKTRWKRTCMLIRGYDLKN
- the rsmI gene encoding 16S rRNA (cytidine(1402)-2'-O)-methyltransferase yields the protein MPGVLYIVATPIGNLSDMTYRAVETLKSVDHIACEDTRQTRKLLDHFGIAAHPLSYHEHNEAERTVDLLARLESGASIALVSDAGTPLISDPGYRIVNAAAERGIRVVPIPGVSALITALSAAGLPTDSFRFCGFFPRKTGERRRLLEGLRDEECTLAFYEAPHRILESLQDVEEVLGDPPVVAARELTKLHEEFLRGPASAVRKTLEARDSVKGEFTVLVGKSEKKPQTDESVEDAVQRLEASGLSRMDAIKAVARERGLGKRDVYRMLEQG
- a CDS encoding ABC transporter permease; this encodes MPDPPRLAEQLLLRLVGGRDGQVIAGDLAESYEERGGGVLWYWGQVLSCILVRLSPYRRLIPDLNYDVHHAFRLIRRNPGYALAAVLCLALGIGINTTVFSVLDGMFLRGLPLPDPGRIVTLDRDGAAPCSISEYFELRKTVKSLVKPVAVIARNTYLDVGPANEPVYIETVMANYADVLQTKSRIGRWFAPSDEQPHGGLPVVISDRLWLRYFQREPNALGRTIRLEGQVYTIVGVARPEFRGVSSPISIDAWVPLASFPLNRADFDSTTDKAGPDVSVISRLAPNTTLRQARAEVAVFDAHIRAQSKDDPRLKAALTVEPILGFVSRRARRSLAPLALLLAGVVGIVLLIACVNVANLLLARAAVRQREMAVRLSLGATRGRLIRQTLAEGLVLAAGGAVLGLIAGFWTNQALSAWLPTSFPQAALRTVFLEINWRVAALTAAISIISALLFSLAPAFETARTECTPALKGEGGGSSQRAMRRRDLYAAAQVALSLVLLVSAGLLLRALDRAASIDPGFATARRIYVRLFTPGRDFTPEASTQLFTRLVESARQLPGVQDATLSFALLGFGDRNCASTGPTVPTRKLHINIVEPNYFQMMQVPLVRGAGFQPDGHPEPILPVVVNETMARTWWPGQDAVGRSIWVGCESEHQRLEGHVIGVARDSKYQALDEEPMPLYYVSTRQFWWNGYLALIVQTRGEPREIVEPLLALARTGGRNLRIGEVNTLESVVSLSLWYTRFYASLLGVFAALAIVLSTIGLYGVVAYSVAQRTREIGIRMAMGARRADVQWMVLARALRLTAYGIGAGLLLSAAATRLLRHFLHGLSPLDPVTFTAAALAWIAISMLASYVPSLRATRVDPTVALRYE
- a CDS encoding helix-turn-helix transcriptional regulator; the encoded protein is MPDYLGEFEQIVLLAVLRLGDSAYGVPIRQEIEERAGRKVTIGALYATLDRLEAKAYVTSWFSEPTPERGGRSKRYFRVLPTGVEALARSKDMLDNMWKGVRLKGEHGA
- a CDS encoding NAD(P)H-dependent oxidoreductase translates to MKTLLHIDSSPRAVRSHSRQLTARFVDAWRDANRGGRVIHREVGLTPLPLVSEDWIAAAFSNPADRTPAQRAAIAVSDELIDELLVADEVVIGAPMHNFSVTASLKAWIDQVVRVGRTVDYPSYAGLVTGKKVTIIVTRGLSNLSPGEPMAHSDAQAPYLRLVLGFIGITDVTIVYAGGLTGSDATRQSSLHRALTEIEALATK